Below is a window of Bacillota bacterium DNA.
AGGTTCACTGACCGCTAAACCGATCGACATGCTAAAAGGTGGACCAGTGGTTTTTTGCCGGTTGTGTTCTTCAATTTTGTGATGTATTCTTTCAACCATCCTCTGGCCTACCTCCAGTGTGGTGTTGGGTAAAACAACAGCGAATTCATCTCCACCGACCCGGGCCAGGATGTCTGAGGTGCGCAGGGCGCTTTTTAAGAGTTCCGCCCCGGTTTTCAGGAAGTTGTCGCCCTCACTGTGGCCCAGGGTGTCGTTAATCAGCTTCAGTCCATCGATGTCGGCCGAGATAACCGCAATCGGATGCTCGCGCGAACTATCCAACCTTTTCAGCTCGTTTTCATAATAACGCCGGTTGTAGAGGCCGGTCAGCTGGTCGTGAAAACCGATATATTGCAGTATAGCCTCGTGACTCTTTCGTTCCGTAACATCACGGACTATGGAGACTACTTCGATATCACCGATTGGTGCCAGGCGGGCTTCGAGGAACAGCTTAGATCCTTTCGCTTCGTAACTGTATTCGAAAACCTGCATCTCGCCGCTATCAAGAGCTTTATTAATGCCTGCCATAAGCTTTTGGGCGATGGGTGTGGGCAGGGTTTCGAACATAGTTTTACCGATCAGCCTGTTTTGCTGGTAAAGACTGTGTGATTTGGCATGCAGCATTGTTTCATCCTTGACAACTGCTTCGAGGTAAACCCCTTTCCGGTTGAAGCGGAAAAGCAGGTCCGGAATCGCTTTGATCAGGGCTTGGCTGCGCATTTCACTTTCGCGCAAATCCTTTTCAACTTTCTTCTGTTCACTAATATCGCGGGTTATGCCCAGCAAACCGGTTATATTTCCAGCATCGTCTCTCAAAAAAGATATATGCATGGCCACCCAGATAATACTCCCGTCTGCCCTGTAATGCTCTACTTCAATTAGACGGGACCGCTTCTTGTCGCTTGCCGGATTCGTTTCTTTTTCAATTTCTTCCTGCATTAATAAGATTACCTTTTCCAGACTATCCGGTGTAAGTTTTTGGTCCAAGTTTTTACTCATATGCTCACTGGCCGATTCCCCTAGCATTATTTCAACCGATGGGCTTACGTATATTGTTTCCAGGTTCTTATCTGCAATCCAAATAACATCTGTGATATTTTCAAGTATTTGCCGGTAATTTTCCTCATTCTGCCTATGGATTTCTTCTGCTTGCTTGCACTCGGTGATGTCATGGAAGACGGTGGCAAAATAGCCGGTTTTAACGCTGTAGACACTCACGTCGTACCAGCGGTTGAGCGGTTCGGAGTAGTTCTCGAAGCTGGCAGGTTTACTGCTCAGAGCTAACTTGCCGTAGATGTCGATCAAGTCAAAGCCTGATTTTCTTATTTCCGGCAATACTTCAGTCATCTTTTTACCGATCACTTTTTCTCTTTTTAGC
It encodes the following:
- a CDS encoding PAS domain S-box protein, whose product is MKQDKEKYRLLLENLPDAFAYHQVVTDNEGAPIDYIFLKINAAFEEMTGLKREKVIGKKMTEVLPEIRKSGFDLIDIYGKLALSSKPASFENYSEPLNRWYDVSVYSVKTGYFATVFHDITECKQAEEIHRQNEENYRQILENITDVIWIADKNLETIYVSPSVEIMLGESASEHMSKNLDQKLTPDSLEKVILLMQEEIEKETNPASDKKRSRLIEVEHYRADGSIIWVAMHISFLRDDAGNITGLLGITRDISEQKKVEKDLRESEMRSQALIKAIPDLLFRFNRKGVYLEAVVKDETMLHAKSHSLYQQNRLIGKTMFETLPTPIAQKLMAGINKALDSGEMQVFEYSYEAKGSKLFLEARLAPIGDIEVVSIVRDVTERKSHEAILQYIGFHDQLTGLYNRRYYENELKRLDSSREHPIAVISADIDGLKLINDTLGHSEGDNFLKTGAELLKSALRTSDILARVGGDEFAVVLPNTTLEVGQRMVERIHHKIEEHNRQKTTGPPFSMSIGLAVSEP